A portion of the Luteolibacter rhizosphaerae genome contains these proteins:
- a CDS encoding OB-fold nucleic acid binding domain-containing protein, producing MANLLPPSHPRLLALNKLYHAVLGLPRHLGQHSGGIVICNHSLDEVVPIQPASMPDRTIVQWDKDDCEDLGLVKIDLLGLGMLAAMENMIEIRRRTEKDFDLTKIDLEDKAIYGMLHRSDTLGTFQVESRAQMATLSILRPNNFYEVAIQVAIVRPGPIVGGLLHPYLRRRNGQEKVDLIDHRFNKVLERTLGVPLFQEQVLKMAEIIAGFTGNEAAQLRKAMSFNRSDKRMEEVKGKLRDRMNERNVSQEVQDKVVHAVGNFSLYGFPESHALSFAAIAYWSCWFRFYEPAAFYTGLLNNQPMGFYSAHTLIQDAKRRGIRMLPVSCVHSLLVTELVDQDAIRLGLHRLRGISAETRERIITERDKQPFSSLPDFLARVAPNAKERRILAKSGALNDLPKIAHRRDAMWQVELPLYGDLLESRDETAAAVLPAMSIHERLASDLSIQGASTGPHPMTLWRRSHPEWRLTNARELQTLSHGVPARVGGLVICRQRPGTAKGHCFISLEDETGISNLFVKKENFQRQRMVIVSEPFLMATGRVQIAEGGQRTIFVEDVFPLPGAEPVHAADSHDFH from the coding sequence ATGGCCAACCTCCTCCCGCCATCCCATCCGCGTCTCCTGGCCCTGAACAAACTGTATCACGCCGTCCTCGGCCTTCCACGCCACCTCGGCCAACACTCCGGCGGCATCGTCATCTGCAACCATAGCCTCGATGAAGTCGTGCCCATCCAGCCTGCCAGCATGCCGGACCGCACCATTGTCCAGTGGGACAAGGACGACTGCGAGGACCTCGGCTTGGTGAAGATCGATCTGTTAGGCCTCGGCATGCTCGCCGCCATGGAGAACATGATCGAGATCCGCCGCCGCACTGAGAAAGATTTCGATCTCACCAAGATCGACCTGGAAGACAAAGCCATATACGGAATGCTCCACAGGTCGGATACTTTGGGGACCTTCCAGGTTGAATCGAGGGCTCAGATGGCAACCTTGTCGATTCTGCGGCCTAACAACTTCTATGAGGTTGCAATTCAAGTCGCCATTGTGAGGCCGGGGCCCATCGTCGGCGGACTTCTCCATCCTTATTTGAGAAGAAGGAACGGGCAGGAGAAAGTAGACCTGATTGATCATCGCTTCAATAAGGTCTTGGAGCGCACCTTGGGTGTTCCCCTCTTTCAGGAGCAAGTGCTCAAGATGGCTGAGATCATTGCTGGGTTTACCGGTAATGAGGCCGCTCAACTCAGAAAGGCGATGTCCTTCAATCGCTCCGATAAAAGAATGGAGGAAGTGAAGGGAAAGCTTCGAGACAGGATGAATGAGCGCAACGTCAGCCAGGAGGTGCAGGACAAGGTGGTCCATGCAGTGGGTAACTTCTCACTCTATGGCTTCCCGGAGAGCCACGCTTTGTCCTTTGCTGCCATCGCTTATTGGTCCTGCTGGTTCAGATTCTACGAACCCGCCGCTTTCTACACCGGCCTGCTCAATAATCAGCCCATGGGCTTCTACTCGGCCCACACGCTGATCCAGGATGCCAAGCGCCGGGGGATCAGGATGCTGCCGGTTTCATGTGTTCATAGCCTCTTGGTCACGGAGCTTGTGGATCAGGATGCCATCCGCCTCGGCCTCCATCGCCTCCGCGGCATTTCTGCGGAAACCCGGGAACGCATCATCACCGAAAGGGACAAGCAACCCTTCTCCTCCCTCCCGGACTTCCTCGCCCGCGTTGCGCCAAATGCCAAGGAACGCCGCATCCTCGCCAAGTCTGGTGCCCTCAACGACCTCCCCAAGATCGCCCACCGCCGCGATGCCATGTGGCAAGTCGAGCTACCGCTCTATGGCGACTTGTTAGAGAGCCGCGATGAAACCGCCGCCGCAGTCCTGCCCGCCATGAGCATCCACGAGCGCCTCGCCTCCGATCTCTCCATCCAAGGCGCTTCCACCGGCCCGCACCCCATGACGCTCTGGCGCCGCAGCCACCCGGAATGGCGGCTCACCAATGCCCGAGAACTCCAGACCTTGTCTCACGGCGTGCCCGCCAGGGTAGGGGGGCTCGTCATCTGTCGCCAGCGCCCCGGCACTGCAAAGGGCCACTGCTTCATCTCGCTCGAAGACGAAACCGGTATCTCGAATCTCTTCGTGAAGAAGGAGAACTTCCAGCGCCAGCGCATGGTCATCGTCAGCGAACCCTTCCTCATGGCCACGGGTCGCGTCCAGATTGCCGAGGGCGGGCAACGCACCATCTTCGTCGAGGACGTGTTTCCTCTTCCCGGCGCCGAGCCCGTCCACGCCGCGGACTCCCATGATTTCCATTAG
- a CDS encoding PHP domain-containing protein codes for MSRELPFSEFHARSAFSFLRGASDPEVLMERAAQIGLGTIAITDHEGFYGSARAYHEARKRGLRAITGATLEIDGAHIPVICATRQGYQTLSRHLTNRHLKEIVSHGALNQGDLIALTGDREGPVIRHLLRDDREAALLAARALIHTFGHRNLYVEILRHGLRDDAKLNRQLVDLARHLRLPLLASNAPLYAARENRLLADAFTCLRHHTSLDAAGLLLEPNGERHLKSPRQMTALFADLREALENTLELSERIDFTLENLGYEFPSLPDENGKMMNLSEQTEYLKRQCELGVVEKYREVTQDIRDKIAKEIDLIGRLELSGYFLIVQDIVKFARSQGILCQGRATTPLRPPLRKRSKPNARKSSKARWPTSSRHPIRVSWP; via the coding sequence ATGTCCCGCGAACTTCCATTCAGCGAATTCCACGCCCGCTCCGCCTTCTCCTTCCTCCGCGGCGCGAGCGATCCCGAAGTCCTCATGGAACGCGCCGCGCAGATCGGCCTCGGCACCATCGCCATCACTGATCACGAAGGCTTCTACGGCTCCGCCCGCGCCTATCATGAAGCGAGGAAAAGGGGCCTCCGCGCCATCACCGGCGCTACCCTCGAAATCGATGGAGCCCATATCCCGGTCATCTGCGCCACCCGCCAAGGCTACCAGACGCTCTCCCGCCATCTCACCAACCGCCACCTGAAGGAGATCGTGAGCCACGGCGCGCTGAACCAAGGCGACCTCATTGCTCTAACAGGTGATCGCGAGGGTCCCGTCATCCGCCACTTGCTCCGCGACGACCGCGAGGCCGCCCTGCTCGCCGCCCGCGCCCTCATCCACACCTTCGGCCACCGGAACCTCTACGTCGAGATCCTCCGCCACGGCCTGCGCGACGACGCCAAGCTTAACCGCCAGCTCGTTGATCTCGCCCGCCACCTCCGCCTCCCCCTCCTCGCCAGCAACGCCCCCCTCTATGCCGCCCGCGAGAACCGCCTGCTGGCCGACGCCTTCACCTGCCTCCGCCATCACACCTCCCTCGATGCCGCGGGCCTTCTGTTAGAGCCGAACGGAGAACGCCACCTCAAGTCCCCCCGCCAAATGACCGCACTCTTCGCCGACCTCCGCGAAGCCCTGGAAAACACCTTGGAGCTGTCCGAACGAATCGACTTCACCCTGGAGAATCTCGGCTACGAGTTCCCCTCGCTTCCCGATGAAAACGGAAAGATGATGAATCTCTCCGAGCAAACGGAATACTTGAAGCGGCAGTGCGAGTTGGGAGTTGTCGAAAAGTATCGCGAAGTCACTCAGGACATCCGCGACAAGATCGCAAAAGAGATCGACCTCATCGGACGCCTCGAACTCTCCGGCTACTTCCTCATCGTTCAGGACATCGTCAAATTCGCACGAAGCCAGGGAATCCTCTGCCAAGGCCGCGCGACGACACCGCTACGCCCCCCACTCCGGAAGAGATCGAAGCCGAACGCCAGGAAGTCTTCGAAGGCCAGATGGCCAACCTCCTCCCGCCATCCCATCCGCGTCTCCTGGCCCTGA
- a CDS encoding DNA polymerase Y family protein has product MFAALHLPDLSIMAALRAFPAGRGRPCAVLEADVDPDAIMEKVGLRLQTVNDLARNTGIGPGWPLNRALVRCPDLQVLAPHPPGEAELLREMVAGAESISPDLEIVSRDTILLDLSRTSSRHASRLGELEVADAFVYHTRAVTPDLARLAVRHESCHGRMVAAAEISVLPLSLLAFLPEGEGFLPLLKDWGLSTLGDFMKLPRQELTARLGPGSGAWHDLLHGKRCRLLRLHRPPETLAQTLDFEESVTATEPLVFAFKRLFHSLSARLAARHVAVKLLKIVFHLEKGASLHREIRLPEPRVEESELLRPVQVLLDSIKTGSGITAITLDVETALPTAAQRDWFIRQLPQPERWTDTLAQLEALLGSGKVGIPLPPASHRPDDFKLRSADAGPTAIPAGIFLPSCSLPLRRLRPATPVMVAADADPRQPRPLALLTGPYRGQVMETRGPFRHSGHWWDPDTSWQRIEWDVLLPGDHLLRLAFTPPDSWLIDGFYQ; this is encoded by the coding sequence ATGTTTGCCGCGCTCCATCTCCCGGATCTCTCGATCATGGCGGCACTGCGGGCGTTCCCGGCAGGGCGGGGGAGACCCTGCGCCGTGCTGGAGGCGGATGTGGATCCGGACGCCATCATGGAAAAGGTCGGCCTGCGCTTGCAGACGGTGAACGATCTGGCCCGGAACACCGGCATCGGCCCGGGCTGGCCCTTGAACCGCGCCTTGGTCCGCTGTCCGGATTTGCAGGTGCTCGCGCCGCACCCGCCGGGGGAGGCGGAGCTGCTGCGGGAAATGGTCGCGGGTGCGGAGAGCATCTCGCCTGATCTGGAGATCGTGAGTCGGGATACGATCCTGCTGGATCTCTCCCGCACATCATCCCGCCATGCCTCCCGGCTGGGGGAGCTGGAAGTGGCGGATGCCTTTGTCTATCACACCCGGGCGGTCACTCCGGATCTGGCCCGGCTCGCGGTGCGCCACGAAAGCTGTCACGGGCGCATGGTGGCAGCCGCGGAGATTTCGGTCTTGCCCCTGTCGCTCCTCGCCTTCTTGCCGGAGGGTGAGGGCTTCCTGCCGCTGCTGAAGGATTGGGGGCTCTCCACCTTGGGCGATTTCATGAAGCTGCCGCGCCAGGAGTTGACCGCGCGCCTGGGTCCCGGCTCCGGAGCATGGCATGATCTCCTGCATGGCAAGAGATGCCGCTTGCTCCGCCTCCATCGTCCTCCGGAGACCTTGGCCCAGACCTTGGATTTCGAGGAATCGGTGACGGCCACGGAACCCTTGGTCTTCGCCTTCAAGCGGCTCTTTCACTCGCTCTCCGCCCGCCTCGCCGCGCGTCACGTGGCGGTGAAGCTGCTGAAGATCGTATTCCATCTGGAGAAGGGTGCCTCCCTGCACCGCGAGATCCGCCTGCCCGAACCCCGGGTGGAAGAGTCCGAATTGCTCCGACCCGTCCAGGTTCTGTTAGATTCCATCAAGACCGGCAGCGGCATCACGGCCATCACCTTGGATGTCGAGACGGCACTCCCCACCGCCGCTCAGCGCGATTGGTTCATCCGCCAGCTCCCGCAGCCGGAGCGCTGGACCGATACCCTTGCCCAGCTCGAGGCCCTGTTAGGCTCCGGAAAAGTCGGCATCCCCCTGCCGCCGGCAAGCCACCGCCCGGATGACTTCAAGCTGCGCTCCGCCGATGCGGGGCCTACCGCCATCCCCGCAGGCATCTTCTTGCCTTCCTGCTCCCTGCCCCTGCGCCGTCTCCGCCCCGCCACCCCCGTGATGGTCGCCGCGGATGCCGATCCCCGCCAGCCTCGTCCCCTGGCCCTCTTGACCGGCCCCTATCGCGGCCAAGTGATGGAAACCCGAGGACCCTTCCGCCACTCCGGCCACTGGTGGGACCCCGATACCTCATGGCAACGCATCGAATGGGACGTGCTCCTCCCCGGCGATCACCTCCTCCGCCTCGCCTTCACCCCGCCGGACAGCTGGCTCATCGACGGCTTCTACCAGTGA